The following proteins are encoded in a genomic region of Leifsonia psychrotolerans:
- a CDS encoding efflux RND transporter permease subunit, whose product MYFLAVLSMKNRALIALVTIVAAVFGSLALTSLKQELIPSLQLPQLVISTSYPGASPEVVNDDVSTPIETAIQGVSGLESTSTTSSTNMSMVSATFSYGTDLAKAESKIGQAINRIKSRLPDSLDPQVFSGSIDDFPVLSIAVSGGDPTTLSDELKRSVLGDIRHVTGVRDAALVGDVGQRVSITPDDAALAERGLSAQSIRSALQQNGAFIPAGSVTEGDSTLSVQLGTKLTSVDDLGALPLLSSIPGPAGQVGPAGQPGSPAVTTLGDVAAVALAENPATSISRVNGKPALTISVTKVPAANTVEVSKEVRALLPSLEAAVSGATFTIVFDQAPFIQQSIDSLTQEGFLGLIFAVLVILVFLLSVRATLVTAISIPTSVLITFIGLQSVGYSLNILTLGALTIAIGRVVDDSIVVIENIKRHLVAGVDRADTIIGAVREVAGAITASTITTVAVFLPISFVAGSTGELFRPFALTITIALLASLLVALTIVPVLAYWFLRAPDAAKVAAKVAATTEKAEAKAAAKAASAAAKSATATDAALSTDSTAPDADDGRELVGAGIPTGIPTGIPEAGLAASARPGAAAIVAAPLASDEGGSRRSRRAETAVTEPDELEHPSRLQKGYLPVIRWTLKHAVATLLLSVLVLGGTVALVPLMKVNFLGSTGQNTFSVSQTLPVGTSLAALDTASEQVEKTLRGIDGVDIVQVSIGGSSVAAAFRGGGASSSTVNYSITTADSAHSDDVQQSARTSLAQIADAGEISIGASSGFGGSSTINVDITAPSSADLQTASDAILARVSKLSSVSESSSNLAASRPYLAIVVDRDAAASAGLSELALGTLVSQAMQPSVIGSIVIEEKSLSVYLHSAAPPTTAAELAALPIPTAAGTVALDTLASVSEVDGPSTITTAKGLRTATVSAMPAGDDLGAATADLTTVITETKLPSGAVASLGGVSADQAEAFQQLGIAMLVAILIVYIVMVATFRSLRQPLLLLVSVPFAATGAIALQVITGIPLGVASLIGVLMLIGIVVTNAIVLVDLVNQYRRRGMSVPDALVHGASRRLRPILMTALATIFALLPMAVGLTGHGGFISQPLALVVIGGLVSSTVMTLVVLPVLYYLVEGAAERRAVKRATTAEAYADAGDSTAASAVDSAATLERS is encoded by the coding sequence GTGTATTTTCTCGCCGTATTGAGCATGAAGAACCGGGCCCTCATCGCCCTCGTCACCATCGTCGCGGCCGTTTTCGGCAGCCTCGCACTGACGAGCCTGAAGCAGGAACTGATTCCGTCGCTCCAGCTCCCGCAGCTGGTCATCTCGACGAGCTACCCCGGCGCCTCGCCCGAAGTCGTCAACGACGACGTCTCGACGCCGATTGAAACCGCCATTCAGGGTGTGTCTGGCCTCGAGTCGACGTCGACGACGAGCAGCACCAACATGTCGATGGTCAGCGCTACGTTCAGCTACGGCACCGATCTCGCCAAGGCCGAATCCAAGATCGGTCAGGCCATCAACCGCATCAAGTCGCGGCTGCCCGATTCCCTCGACCCGCAGGTGTTCAGCGGCAGCATCGATGACTTTCCGGTGCTGTCGATCGCGGTGTCCGGCGGCGACCCCACCACCCTCTCGGACGAGTTGAAGCGCAGCGTGCTTGGCGACATCCGCCATGTCACCGGAGTGCGCGACGCCGCCCTCGTCGGCGACGTCGGCCAGCGCGTGAGCATTACCCCGGATGACGCCGCGTTGGCCGAGCGGGGGCTGTCGGCTCAATCGATCCGCAGCGCTCTGCAACAGAATGGCGCGTTCATTCCCGCCGGCTCCGTGACCGAGGGTGACAGCACCCTGTCGGTGCAACTCGGCACGAAACTCACTTCGGTCGACGACCTCGGTGCTCTGCCGCTCCTCTCGAGCATTCCTGGCCCAGCAGGCCAGGTAGGCCCGGCCGGTCAGCCCGGCTCGCCGGCCGTCACGACCCTCGGCGATGTCGCCGCCGTCGCGCTGGCCGAGAACCCGGCGACGAGCATCTCGCGGGTCAATGGCAAGCCGGCCCTCACGATCTCAGTCACCAAGGTCCCCGCGGCCAACACGGTCGAGGTGTCGAAAGAGGTGCGGGCGCTGTTGCCGAGCCTCGAAGCGGCAGTGTCCGGAGCGACCTTCACAATCGTCTTCGACCAGGCGCCGTTCATTCAGCAGTCCATCGACTCGCTCACCCAGGAGGGCTTTCTGGGACTGATCTTCGCAGTGCTCGTGATTCTGGTCTTCCTGCTCTCGGTGCGCGCGACCCTTGTCACGGCGATCTCGATTCCAACCTCGGTGCTGATCACCTTCATCGGCTTGCAGAGCGTGGGCTACTCGCTGAACATCCTCACGCTCGGTGCGCTGACAATCGCGATCGGCCGGGTCGTCGACGACTCGATCGTCGTGATCGAAAACATCAAGCGGCACCTGGTTGCCGGGGTCGACCGGGCCGACACCATTATCGGGGCCGTGCGTGAAGTCGCCGGAGCGATCACCGCCTCGACGATCACCACCGTGGCCGTGTTCCTGCCGATCTCGTTCGTCGCCGGCTCGACGGGTGAGCTGTTTCGGCCGTTTGCGCTCACCATCACCATCGCGCTGCTCGCCTCGCTGCTCGTCGCGCTGACCATCGTGCCGGTTCTGGCCTACTGGTTTCTGCGCGCGCCCGATGCAGCGAAGGTTGCGGCCAAGGTTGCGGCCACCACCGAGAAGGCGGAAGCCAAGGCAGCCGCGAAAGCCGCGAGCGCGGCGGCGAAGTCTGCGACGGCGACGGATGCGGCTCTCTCGACTGATTCGACGGCGCCTGACGCCGACGACGGCCGCGAACTGGTCGGAGCGGGCATCCCCACGGGCATCCCCACAGGAATCCCCGAAGCCGGGCTGGCGGCATCCGCTCGCCCCGGCGCCGCTGCGATCGTGGCAGCGCCCCTGGCGAGCGACGAGGGGGGCTCCCGCCGCTCGCGTCGTGCAGAGACCGCCGTGACCGAACCGGACGAACTTGAGCACCCGAGCCGATTGCAGAAGGGGTATCTGCCGGTCATCCGGTGGACGCTCAAGCATGCCGTCGCCACCCTGCTGCTCTCGGTGCTGGTGCTCGGTGGCACCGTCGCCCTGGTGCCGTTGATGAAGGTCAACTTTCTGGGATCGACCGGCCAGAACACCTTCAGTGTGAGCCAGACGCTGCCCGTGGGCACGAGCCTGGCCGCGCTCGACACCGCCTCGGAGCAGGTCGAAAAGACCCTGCGCGGCATCGACGGCGTTGATATTGTGCAGGTCTCGATCGGAGGCAGCAGCGTGGCCGCTGCCTTCAGGGGCGGCGGCGCCTCGTCCAGCACGGTGAACTACTCGATCACGACCGCGGATTCCGCACATTCCGACGATGTGCAGCAGTCCGCGCGCACCTCGCTGGCACAGATCGCGGATGCCGGTGAGATCTCGATCGGTGCCTCGAGCGGCTTCGGCGGATCCTCGACCATCAACGTCGACATCACAGCGCCGTCGAGCGCCGACCTGCAGACCGCATCAGATGCCATTCTGGCCCGGGTATCGAAGCTCAGCTCGGTCAGTGAGAGCTCCAGCAACTTGGCTGCCTCGCGTCCGTACCTCGCGATTGTCGTCGATCGTGACGCCGCGGCATCCGCTGGTCTGAGCGAGCTTGCCCTCGGCACGCTGGTGTCTCAGGCGATGCAGCCGAGCGTGATCGGTTCGATCGTCATCGAGGAGAAGAGCCTGTCGGTCTACCTGCACTCGGCTGCCCCGCCCACCACCGCGGCCGAGCTCGCCGCGCTGCCGATTCCGACCGCGGCAGGAACCGTTGCGCTCGACACTCTGGCCAGCGTCTCTGAGGTGGACGGGCCGTCGACGATCACGACGGCGAAGGGTCTGCGCACGGCAACCGTCTCGGCGATGCCGGCCGGTGACGACCTGGGAGCGGCAACCGCCGATCTGACGACCGTGATCACCGAGACCAAGCTGCCCTCGGGTGCGGTGGCGAGCCTCGGCGGCGTCTCGGCCGATCAGGCTGAGGCGTTCCAGCAGCTCGGCATCGCAATGCTTGTGGCCATCCTGATCGTCTACATCGTCATGGTTGCGACGTTCCGTTCGTTGCGCCAGCCGCTGTTGCTGCTCGTCTCGGTGCCGTTCGCGGCAACCGGTGCGATCGCGCTGCAGGTGATCACGGGCATCCCGCTCGGTGTGGCCTCACTGATTGGTGTGCTCATGCTGATCGGCATCGTCGTGACGAACGCCATCGTGCTCGTCGACCTGGTCAATCAGTACCGCCGACGCGGGATGAGCGTGCCGGATGCGCTCGTTCACGGTGCCTCGCGCCGACTGCGCCCGATTCTGATGACCGCATTGGCGACAATCTTTGCG
- a CDS encoding YczE/YyaS/YitT family protein, protein MTRRLTQLLIGLFLYGIGIALIVRGEIGVAPWDVLTQGIDAQTHLGFGLITVILSGVVLLFWIPIRQKLGVGTVLNALLVGPSASVGLWLIPAGLDLWVRIILFAAGLLVLGIATGLYIGAHFGPGPRDGLMTGLHQLTGWKIWIVRTSLEAIVLSIGWVLGGNVGIGTVLFAVLIGPLCNWSIPVFAMRRPDAVEPVSQPTTPTLSSPRT, encoded by the coding sequence ATGACCCGCCGCCTCACGCAACTTCTGATTGGCCTCTTCCTTTACGGAATCGGCATCGCCCTGATCGTGCGTGGCGAGATCGGAGTCGCCCCCTGGGACGTTCTCACACAGGGGATCGACGCGCAGACCCACCTCGGCTTCGGCCTGATCACCGTGATCCTGAGCGGAGTGGTGCTGCTGTTCTGGATCCCGATTCGGCAAAAGCTCGGCGTGGGCACCGTGCTGAATGCGTTGCTCGTCGGGCCGAGCGCGAGCGTGGGCCTCTGGCTCATTCCAGCCGGACTCGACCTCTGGGTGCGCATCATTCTGTTTGCGGCCGGGCTGCTCGTGCTCGGCATCGCGACGGGACTCTACATCGGCGCACACTTCGGCCCCGGCCCGCGTGACGGCCTGATGACGGGCCTGCACCAGCTCACCGGCTGGAAGATCTGGATCGTGCGCACAAGCCTCGAGGCGATCGTGCTCTCGATCGGCTGGGTGCTCGGCGGCAACGTCGGCATCGGCACCGTACTCTTCGCGGTGCTCATCGGCCCGCTCTGCAACTGGAGCATCCCAGTCTTTGCGATGAGGCGCCCGGATGCCGTCGAGCCCGTTTCGCAGCCCACGACACCCACCTTATCCAGTCCGCGCACGTGA
- a CDS encoding GntR family transcriptional regulator yields MTSVEAMRASDIAYDRLRDDIINWRLQPGTPLAEVEVSARIGVSRTPVREALSRLIAEGLVSNNSGRTAIVTPVSREHIERLYELREALETQAARLAARRRDPAPFENLKREFLAASVAADTPDGDVDNATSYRLADRLDAVIDDAMDNSYLRGALKDIRGHLARARRHAHANPRRLDAATAEHLLIIDAILRRDEVLAAQATAVHLRNSLDNILATLPTLSPTATEAEASLERTLHD; encoded by the coding sequence GTGACTAGTGTGGAAGCCATGCGCGCCAGCGATATTGCCTACGACCGTCTGCGGGATGACATCATCAACTGGCGCCTGCAACCCGGAACACCGCTCGCCGAGGTCGAGGTCTCGGCGCGGATCGGCGTCTCACGCACCCCGGTCCGCGAAGCCCTCTCCCGCCTCATCGCCGAGGGTCTCGTCTCGAACAACTCAGGCCGCACCGCGATCGTCACACCGGTCTCGCGAGAACACATCGAGCGCCTCTATGAGCTGCGCGAAGCCCTCGAAACTCAGGCGGCCCGACTCGCCGCTCGCCGCCGCGACCCCGCCCCGTTCGAAAACCTCAAGCGTGAGTTCCTGGCGGCATCCGTTGCCGCTGACACGCCCGACGGTGATGTCGACAACGCCACCTCGTACCGGCTGGCCGACCGCCTCGACGCGGTGATCGATGACGCGATGGACAACTCGTACCTGCGCGGCGCCCTCAAAGACATTCGCGGCCACCTCGCCCGGGCACGCCGGCACGCCCACGCGAACCCGCGTCGGCTCGACGCCGCCACCGCGGAGCATCTGCTGATCATCGACGCCATCCTGCGCCGAGACGAAGTACTGGCCGCGCAGGCCACCGCCGTGCACCTGCGTAACAGCCTCGACAACATCCTGGCGACGCTGCCCACTCTTTCCCCCACCGCCACCGAGGCCGAGGCCTCCCTCGAAAGGACACTTCATGATTGA
- a CDS encoding PLP-dependent aminotransferase family protein yields MSDVQMSARSLEALLGDWRGGASAYLALSDRIRLLTLDGRIPVDSRLPAERDLSARLGLSRTTVAAAYRRLRETGFLVSVRGSGSMARLPGGTPSLTVNDGSGILDFSKATMPAIPALAAAAVAAAADLPRHLNDSGFDPIGLPELRAAIADRYTVRGLPTGPEQIMVTIGAQHAIALLARVLLSRGDRAVIETPTYPHAYEALRAAGARLMPVSVSAGEADAAAATHGWDEAALVQTLQRSNPVLGYLMPDFHNPTGQSMPVDQRERVLAAAARQGTVLIADETMAEFNIDRPGEFMPFAAYADPALPGTAVSIGSVGKSVWGGIRVGWIRAEPALIRKLVAARTANDLGTPILEQLIVTRLLPQMPAILAERCDALRLTRDHLEERLAARFPDWTVPHVDGGVTTWVNLGSPVSSQLALSARTHGVIVPAGPRFGIDGAFERFMRIPFCYSVSELDRAVDALGHAWDALGRHPVPDTGYLADVV; encoded by the coding sequence ATGAGTGACGTTCAGATGAGTGCGCGCAGCCTGGAAGCCCTGCTTGGCGACTGGCGTGGCGGCGCGAGTGCCTACCTGGCGCTGTCTGATCGCATCCGTCTGCTCACCCTTGACGGACGCATACCGGTCGACAGTCGACTGCCCGCCGAACGCGATCTGAGCGCACGGCTTGGCCTCAGCCGCACCACCGTCGCGGCGGCCTACCGCCGGTTGCGGGAGACCGGATTCCTGGTCAGCGTGCGCGGTTCGGGCAGCATGGCCCGGCTGCCCGGCGGCACGCCCAGTCTGACGGTGAACGACGGCAGCGGCATCCTGGATTTCAGCAAGGCGACGATGCCGGCGATTCCCGCGCTCGCCGCGGCAGCTGTCGCGGCGGCGGCCGACCTGCCCCGGCACCTCAATGACTCCGGTTTCGACCCGATCGGTCTGCCTGAGCTGCGCGCCGCGATTGCTGACCGCTACACGGTGCGCGGCCTGCCGACCGGCCCTGAGCAGATCATGGTCACCATCGGCGCCCAGCATGCCATCGCGTTGCTCGCGCGGGTGCTGCTCAGCCGGGGTGATCGCGCCGTGATCGAAACTCCCACCTACCCGCACGCCTACGAGGCTCTGCGCGCGGCAGGTGCGCGACTCATGCCGGTGAGTGTGTCAGCCGGCGAAGCGGATGCCGCGGCCGCGACCCACGGCTGGGACGAAGCGGCACTCGTGCAGACGCTCCAGCGCAGCAACCCGGTTCTCGGCTATCTCATGCCCGACTTTCACAACCCGACCGGACAATCAATGCCGGTCGATCAGAGGGAACGCGTGCTGGCCGCCGCCGCCCGACAGGGCACCGTGCTGATCGCCGACGAAACCATGGCGGAGTTCAACATCGACAGGCCTGGAGAGTTCATGCCGTTTGCGGCATACGCCGACCCGGCGCTACCGGGCACTGCGGTGTCGATCGGCTCGGTGGGTAAGAGCGTCTGGGGCGGTATCCGTGTGGGCTGGATTCGCGCCGAACCTGCGTTGATTCGTAAGCTCGTTGCAGCCCGCACGGCGAATGACCTCGGTACACCCATTCTTGAGCAGCTGATTGTCACGCGACTGCTGCCGCAGATGCCCGCGATTCTTGCCGAGCGGTGTGACGCGCTGCGGCTCACCCGTGACCACCTCGAGGAACGGCTGGCCGCCCGATTCCCCGATTGGACGGTGCCCCATGTCGATGGTGGTGTCACCACCTGGGTCAACCTCGGCAGCCCGGTCAGCTCGCAGCTCGCCCTCTCGGCCCGCACTCACGGTGTGATCGTTCCAGCCGGTCCGCGCTTTGGCATCGACGGCGCCTTTGAACGGTTCATGCGCATCCCCTTTTGTTACAGCGTCAGTGAGCTCGACCGTGCCGTCGATGCGCTCGGGCACGCCTGGGACGCGCTCGGCCGGCATCCGGTGCCCGACACGGGCTACCTCGCCGACGTGGTCTAG